The Canis lupus baileyi chromosome 11, mCanLup2.hap1, whole genome shotgun sequence genome includes a window with the following:
- the C1D gene encoding nuclear nucleic acid-binding protein C1D: MASEEINEDYPVEIHEYLSTFENSIGAVDEMLKTMMSVSRNELLQKLDPLEQAKVDLVSAYTLNSMFWVYLATQGVNPKEHPVKQELERIRVYMNRVKEITDKKKAGKLDKGAASRFVKNALWEPKPKNSSKVANKGKSKN; this comes from the exons ATGGCAAGTGAAGAAATTAATGAAGACTATCCAGTAGAAATTCATGAGTATTTATCAACATTTGAGAATTCCATTGGTGCTGTGGATGAGATGCTGAAGACCATGATGTCTGTTTCTAGAAATGAGTTGTTGcagaag ttgGACCCTCTTGAACAAGCCAAAGTGGATTTAGTTTCTGCTTACACATTGAATTCAATGTTTTGGG TTTATTTGGCAACTCAGGGAGTTAATCCTAAGGAACATCCAGTAAAGCAGGAATTG gaAAGAATCAGAGTATACATGAACAGAGTCAAGGAAATAACAGACAAGAAAAAGGCCGGCAAGCTGGACAAAGGTGCAGCTTCAAGATTTGTGAAAAATGCCCTTTGGGAACCAAAGCCTAAAAATTCATCCAAAGTTGCcaataaaggaaaaagtaaaaattaa